From a single Rutidosis leptorrhynchoides isolate AG116_Rl617_1_P2 chromosome 5, CSIRO_AGI_Rlap_v1, whole genome shotgun sequence genomic region:
- the LOC139847905 gene encoding protein REGULATOR OF FATTY ACID COMPOSITION 3, chloroplastic-like, which produces MESMVLSSSSSSSSILGFLERTHTVNLISRNGFGLIFPISSQNFRKSVVMSAKKNNTNNNNNNSDKKKQDRHSFIAKPDETTGVFPESVLLKQKVVQEDGKLLPEFADAEEQELYEALNLMLESDLDAEQNRHYEVVYLIHENFEEEVEKVNLKIQEFLNEKKGRVHRFSDWGLRRLAYKIQKAKNAHYILMNFEIEAKWINEFKTMLDKDERVIRHLVMKQDEAITEECVPPPEFHTLRADMDDDDDDDDVEEDDEYEEDDDDDDEGEIVSNDNRDDPGVIYVDEDEDEGDHRNVNDRKPASLKIGGRR; this is translated from the exons ATGGAGTCTATggttctatcatcatcatcatcatcttcttcaattcTTGGATTTTTAGAAAGAACCCATACTGTAAATTTAATTTCAAGAAATGGGTTTGGTTTAATTTTCCCAATTTCTTCCCAAAATTTTAGGAAGTCAGTGGTTATGTCTGCCaagaaaaataatactaataataataataataattctgacaAAAAGAAACAAGATAGACATAGTTTTATAGCTAAACCTGATGAAACAACTGGTGTTTTCCCTGAATCAGTTTTGCTCAAACAG AAAGTAGTTCAAGAAGACGGTAAACTTCTTCCAGAATTTGCAGATGCCGAAGAAC AGGAACTCTATGAAGCTCTAAATCTCATGCTTGAAAGCGACTTGGATGCCGAACAAA ATCGTCACTATGAAGTTGTATATTTGATACATgagaactttgaagaagaagttgagaaagtaaatcttaaaattcaAG AGTTTTTAAACGAGAAAAAGGGTCGAGTTCACAGATTTAGTGACTGGGGACTTCGAAGGCTAGCTTACAAAATACAAAAGGCCAAAAACGCTCATTACATATTGATGAACTTTGAGATCGAAGCAAAATGGATCAATGAATTTAAAACCATGCTCGATAAAGATGAGAGAGTCATCCGACACCTTGTTATGAAACAGGACGAAGCTATCACTGAAGAATGTGTCCCTCCACCAGAGTTCCACACACTTCGTGCTGACATGGATGATGACGACGACGATGATGATGTGGAGGAAGATGATGAATatgaagaggatgatgatgatgatgatgaaggcgaGATAGTGAGTAATGACAATAGGGATGATCCGGGTGTCATTTATGTTGATGAGGATGAGGACGAGGGTGATCATCGAAATGTCAATGATCGTAAACCCGCGAGTTTAAAGATCGGAGGAAGGAGATAA